The following proteins are encoded in a genomic region of Bubalus kerabau isolate K-KA32 ecotype Philippines breed swamp buffalo chromosome 13, PCC_UOA_SB_1v2, whole genome shotgun sequence:
- the ADAM33 gene encoding disintegrin and metalloproteinase domain-containing protein 33 isoform X8, protein MRPGSRRARGSPTWGLLLLLGLPWPVWGTKEFQGNSLGKPVILHWSLDGQPQRVVTLEEPVPKLEVRLVALEAEGQELLLELEKNHRLLAPGYTETHYSPDGRPVVLFPNHKPWLRFGAGSFALQDHCHYHGHVRGFLDSWVVLSICSGMRGLITLSSNASYYVHPSPAGDSKDFLTHRIFRVEQLFRGKGTCGHRDPKDKRNMTSLSCATQIRERRESLRSPRYLELYIVGDHTLFLTQHRNLNHAKQRLLEVANYVDQILRTLDIKVVLTGLEVWTEQDQSRVTPDANATLWAFLQWRRGLWARQPHDSAQLLTGQAFRGATVGLAPVEGMCLAESSGGVTTDHSEFPIGAAATMAHEIGHSLGLSHDPHGCCAEAAVEQGGCVMAAATGHPFPRVFSACSRRQLRAFFRKGGGACLSNAPDSGLLVPQARCGNGFVEKGEECDCGAGQECPDSCCLAHNCSLRAGAQCTHGDCCAHCLVRLKPAGTPCRPAAGDCDLPEFCTGASPYCPPDIYLLDGSPCARGRGYCRDGACPTLEQQCQQLWGPGSRPAPEACFQVVNSAGDAQGNCGQQGDGNFVHCAQRDAQCGKLQCQGGEQSALVPHAVPVDSTVHLGSREVTCRGASVLPGVQLDLPDLGLVEAGTQCGPRMVCQERRCQNTTFQELELCLMACHGRGVCNSNRNCHCAPGWAPPSCDKPGLGGSVDSGPVRPQNRDAFTLAMILSSVLPLLPGAGLAWCCCRRPGLCLQQCFWGSRRALMCSGSKDGPCRGHPLGSIHPMELRLTAPQEPQPLDLENSARTQQPP, encoded by the exons ATGCGTCCGGGGTCTCGGAGAGCTCGAGGGTCGCCCAcgtgggggctgctgctgctactgggcCTACCGTGGCCTGTGTGGGGGACGAAGGAGTTTCAAG GAAACAGCCTTGGAAAGCCAGTCATTCTGCATTGGAGCCTAGATGGACAACCCCAGCGCGTGGTCACCCTGGAGGAGCCG GTCCCAAAGCTAGAAGTGAGGCTGGTGGCCTTGGAGGCTGAAGGTCAGGAGCTCCTGCTAGAGCTGGAGAAGAATCA CAGGCTGCTGGCCCCAGGATACACAGAAACCCACTACAGCCCAGATGGGCGGCCGGTAGTGCTGTTCCCCAACCACAAG CCCTGGCTGAGATTTGGGGCTGGGTCCTTTGCTCTCCAGGATCATTGCCACTACCATGGGCATGTAAGGGGCTTCCTGGACTCCTGGGTGGTCCTCAGCATCTGCTCTGGGATGAG GGGCCTGATCACACTCAGCAGCAATGCCAGCTATTATGTGCATCCCTCGCCAGCTGGGGACTCCAAGGACTTCTTGACCCATAGGATCTTCCGGGTGGAGCAGCTGTTCAGAGGGAAAGGAACCTGTGGCCACAGGGACCCAAAGGACAAAAGGAACATGACCAGCCTTTCGTGTGCCACCCAGATCAGG GAGAGGCGGGAGTCCCTCCGGAGCCCGAGGTACCTGGAGCTGTACATAGTAGGGGACCACACCCTG TTTTTGACTCAGCACAGGAACTTGAACCACGCCAAACAGCGTCTTCTGGAGGTCGCCAATTATGTGGATCAG ATTCTCAGGACTTTGGACATTAAGGTGGTGCTGACCGGCCTGGAAGTGTGGACCGAGCAGGACCAGAGCCGCGTCACGCCAGACGCGAACGCCACGCTGTGGGCCTTCTTGCAGTGGCGCCGGGGGCTGTGGGCGCGGCAGCCACACGACTCTGCTCAGCTACTCAC GGGCCAAGCTTTCCGGGGCGCCACAGTGGGCCTGGCACCCGTCGAGGGCATGTGCCTCGCGGAGAGCTCTGGAGGCGTGACGACA GACCATTCGGAGTTCCCCATTGGTGCTGCAGCCACCATGGCCCACGAGATAGGCCACAGCCTCGGCCTCAGCCACGACCCCCACGGCTGCTGCGCGGAGGCGGCGGTGGAGCAGGGCGGCTGCGTGATGGCGGCGGCTACCGG GCACCCGTTCCCTCGCGTGTTTAGCGCCTGCAGCCGCCGCCAGCTACGCGCCTTCTTCCGAAAGGGAGGGGGCGCTTGCCTCTCCAACGCGCCGGACTCCGGGCTCCTGGTGCCGCAGGCGCGCTGCGGGAACGGCTTTGTAGAAAAGGGCGAGGAGTGCGATTGCGGCGCCGGCCAG GAGTGCCCCGACTCCTGCTGCCTTGCCCACAACTGCTCGCTGCGTGCGGGGGCCCAGTGCACCCACGGGGACTGCTGCGCACACTGCCTGGTGAGG CTGAAGCCGGCGGGCACGCCATGCCGCCCGGCTGCGGGAGACTGTGACCTCCCTGAATTCTGCACCGGAGCCTCCCCTTATTGCCCACCGGACATTTACCTACTGGACGGCTCGCCCTGCGCCAGAGGCCGCGGCTACTGTCGGGACGGCGCGTGTCCCACGCTGGAGCAGCagtgccagcagctctgggggcCTG GCTCGCGCCCAGCCCCGGAGGCTTGCTTCCAGGTCGTGAACTCCGCGGGAGACGCCCAGGGGAACTGCGGCCAGCAGGGAGACGGCAACTTCGTACACTGTGCGCAGAG GGATGCGCAGTGTGGGAAACTGCAGTGCCAGGGCGGGGAACAGAGCGCACTGGTGCCACACGCGGTTCCGGTGGACTCCACCGTACACCTGGGCAGCCGCGAGGTGACTTGCAGGGGAGCTTCGGTGCTGCCCGGTGTCCAGCTGGACCTGCCTGACTTGGGCCTGGTAGAGGCAGGCACCCAGTGTGGACCTAGAATG GTGTGCCAGGAAAGGCGCTGCCAGAACACTACCTTCCAAGAGCTGGAGCTCTGCCTGATGGCCTGCCATGGCCGCGGG GTTTGCAATAGTAACCGTAACTGCCATTGTGCTCCAGGCTGGGCTCCGCCTTCCTGTGACAAGCCAGGGTTGGGTGGTAGTGTGGACAGCGGTCCTGTGCGGCCTCAAA ACCGGGACGCCTTCACGCTGGCGATGATCCTTAGCTCTGTGCTACCTCTGCTCCCTGGGGCTGGCCTGGCCTGGTGCTGCTGCCGGCGTCCTGGACTCTGTCTCCAGCAATGCTTCTGGGGTTCAAGGAGGGCCCTCATGTGCAGTGG ATCCAAAGATGGCCCATGCAGAGGCCACCCTCTGGGCAGCATTCACCCAATGGAGTTACGCCTGACAGCCCCTCAGGAGCCCCAGCCTTTGG ACCTTGAGAACTCTGCTAGAACCCAACAGCCACCTTGA
- the ADAM33 gene encoding disintegrin and metalloproteinase domain-containing protein 33 isoform X6, whose translation MRPGSRRARGSPTWGLLLLLGLPWPVWGTKEFQGNSLGKPVILHWSLDGQPQRVVTLEEPVPKLEVRLVALEAEGQELLLELEKNHRLLAPGYTETHYSPDGRPVVLFPNHKDHCHYHGHVRGFLDSWVVLSICSGMRGLITLSSNASYYVHPSPAGDSKDFLTHRIFRVEQLFRGKGTCGHRDPKDKRNMTSLSCATQIRERRESLRSPRYLELYIVGDHTLFLTQHRNLNHAKQRLLEVANYVDQILRTLDIKVVLTGLEVWTEQDQSRVTPDANATLWAFLQWRRGLWARQPHDSAQLLTGQAFRGATVGLAPVEGMCLAESSGGVTTDHSEFPIGAAATMAHEIGHSLGLSHDPHGCCAEAAVEQGGCVMAAATGHPFPRVFSACSRRQLRAFFRKGGGACLSNAPDSGLLVPQARCGNGFVEKGEECDCGAGQECPDSCCLAHNCSLRAGAQCTHGDCCAHCLLKPAGTPCRPAAGDCDLPEFCTGASPYCPPDIYLLDGSPCARGRGYCRDGACPTLEQQCQQLWGPGSRPAPEACFQVVNSAGDAQGNCGQQGDGNFVHCAQRDAQCGKLQCQGGEQSALVPHAVPVDSTVHLGSREVTCRGASVLPGVQLDLPDLGLVEAGTQCGPRMVCQERRCQNTTFQELELCLMACHGRGVSGLKGVLGVDPGSPQSPGTLLFSFPLQVCNSNRNCHCAPGWAPPSCDKPGLGGSVDSGPVRPQNRDAFTLAMILSSVLPLLPGAGLAWCCCRRPGLCLQQCFWGSRRALMCSGSKDGPCRGHPLGSIHPMELRLTAPQEPQPLDLENSARTQQPP comes from the exons ATGCGTCCGGGGTCTCGGAGAGCTCGAGGGTCGCCCAcgtgggggctgctgctgctactgggcCTACCGTGGCCTGTGTGGGGGACGAAGGAGTTTCAAG GAAACAGCCTTGGAAAGCCAGTCATTCTGCATTGGAGCCTAGATGGACAACCCCAGCGCGTGGTCACCCTGGAGGAGCCG GTCCCAAAGCTAGAAGTGAGGCTGGTGGCCTTGGAGGCTGAAGGTCAGGAGCTCCTGCTAGAGCTGGAGAAGAATCA CAGGCTGCTGGCCCCAGGATACACAGAAACCCACTACAGCCCAGATGGGCGGCCGGTAGTGCTGTTCCCCAACCACAAG GATCATTGCCACTACCATGGGCATGTAAGGGGCTTCCTGGACTCCTGGGTGGTCCTCAGCATCTGCTCTGGGATGAG GGGCCTGATCACACTCAGCAGCAATGCCAGCTATTATGTGCATCCCTCGCCAGCTGGGGACTCCAAGGACTTCTTGACCCATAGGATCTTCCGGGTGGAGCAGCTGTTCAGAGGGAAAGGAACCTGTGGCCACAGGGACCCAAAGGACAAAAGGAACATGACCAGCCTTTCGTGTGCCACCCAGATCAGG GAGAGGCGGGAGTCCCTCCGGAGCCCGAGGTACCTGGAGCTGTACATAGTAGGGGACCACACCCTG TTTTTGACTCAGCACAGGAACTTGAACCACGCCAAACAGCGTCTTCTGGAGGTCGCCAATTATGTGGATCAG ATTCTCAGGACTTTGGACATTAAGGTGGTGCTGACCGGCCTGGAAGTGTGGACCGAGCAGGACCAGAGCCGCGTCACGCCAGACGCGAACGCCACGCTGTGGGCCTTCTTGCAGTGGCGCCGGGGGCTGTGGGCGCGGCAGCCACACGACTCTGCTCAGCTACTCAC GGGCCAAGCTTTCCGGGGCGCCACAGTGGGCCTGGCACCCGTCGAGGGCATGTGCCTCGCGGAGAGCTCTGGAGGCGTGACGACA GACCATTCGGAGTTCCCCATTGGTGCTGCAGCCACCATGGCCCACGAGATAGGCCACAGCCTCGGCCTCAGCCACGACCCCCACGGCTGCTGCGCGGAGGCGGCGGTGGAGCAGGGCGGCTGCGTGATGGCGGCGGCTACCGG GCACCCGTTCCCTCGCGTGTTTAGCGCCTGCAGCCGCCGCCAGCTACGCGCCTTCTTCCGAAAGGGAGGGGGCGCTTGCCTCTCCAACGCGCCGGACTCCGGGCTCCTGGTGCCGCAGGCGCGCTGCGGGAACGGCTTTGTAGAAAAGGGCGAGGAGTGCGATTGCGGCGCCGGCCAG GAGTGCCCCGACTCCTGCTGCCTTGCCCACAACTGCTCGCTGCGTGCGGGGGCCCAGTGCACCCACGGGGACTGCTGCGCACACTGCCTG CTGAAGCCGGCGGGCACGCCATGCCGCCCGGCTGCGGGAGACTGTGACCTCCCTGAATTCTGCACCGGAGCCTCCCCTTATTGCCCACCGGACATTTACCTACTGGACGGCTCGCCCTGCGCCAGAGGCCGCGGCTACTGTCGGGACGGCGCGTGTCCCACGCTGGAGCAGCagtgccagcagctctgggggcCTG GCTCGCGCCCAGCCCCGGAGGCTTGCTTCCAGGTCGTGAACTCCGCGGGAGACGCCCAGGGGAACTGCGGCCAGCAGGGAGACGGCAACTTCGTACACTGTGCGCAGAG GGATGCGCAGTGTGGGAAACTGCAGTGCCAGGGCGGGGAACAGAGCGCACTGGTGCCACACGCGGTTCCGGTGGACTCCACCGTACACCTGGGCAGCCGCGAGGTGACTTGCAGGGGAGCTTCGGTGCTGCCCGGTGTCCAGCTGGACCTGCCTGACTTGGGCCTGGTAGAGGCAGGCACCCAGTGTGGACCTAGAATG GTGTGCCAGGAAAGGCGCTGCCAGAACACTACCTTCCAAGAGCTGGAGCTCTGCCTGATGGCCTGCCATGGCCGCGGGGTGAGTGGCCTGAAAGGTGTGTTGGGGGTTGACCCTGGGAGTCCCCAGTCTCCTGGGaccctccttttctcttttcctctgcagGTTTGCAATAGTAACCGTAACTGCCATTGTGCTCCAGGCTGGGCTCCGCCTTCCTGTGACAAGCCAGGGTTGGGTGGTAGTGTGGACAGCGGTCCTGTGCGGCCTCAAA ACCGGGACGCCTTCACGCTGGCGATGATCCTTAGCTCTGTGCTACCTCTGCTCCCTGGGGCTGGCCTGGCCTGGTGCTGCTGCCGGCGTCCTGGACTCTGTCTCCAGCAATGCTTCTGGGGTTCAAGGAGGGCCCTCATGTGCAGTGG ATCCAAAGATGGCCCATGCAGAGGCCACCCTCTGGGCAGCATTCACCCAATGGAGTTACGCCTGACAGCCCCTCAGGAGCCCCAGCCTTTGG ACCTTGAGAACTCTGCTAGAACCCAACAGCCACCTTGA
- the ADAM33 gene encoding disintegrin and metalloproteinase domain-containing protein 33 isoform X2: MRPGSRRARGSPTWGLLLLLGLPWPVWGTKEFQGNSLGKPVILHWSLDGQPQRVVTLEEPVPKLEVRLVALEAEGQELLLELEKNQLLAPGYTETHYSPDGRPVVLFPNHKPWLRFGAGSFALQDHCHYHGHVRGFLDSWVVLSICSGMRGLITLSSNASYYVHPSPAGDSKDFLTHRIFRVEQLFRGKGTCGHRDPKDKRNMTSLSCATQIRERRESLRSPRYLELYIVGDHTLFLTQHRNLNHAKQRLLEVANYVDQILRTLDIKVVLTGLEVWTEQDQSRVTPDANATLWAFLQWRRGLWARQPHDSAQLLTGQAFRGATVGLAPVEGMCLAESSGGVTTDHSEFPIGAAATMAHEIGHSLGLSHDPHGCCAEAAVEQGGCVMAAATGHPFPRVFSACSRRQLRAFFRKGGGACLSNAPDSGLLVPQARCGNGFVEKGEECDCGAGQECPDSCCLAHNCSLRAGAQCTHGDCCAHCLVRLKPAGTPCRPAAGDCDLPEFCTGASPYCPPDIYLLDGSPCARGRGYCRDGACPTLEQQCQQLWGPGSRPAPEACFQVVNSAGDAQGNCGQQGDGNFVHCAQRDAQCGKLQCQGGEQSALVPHAVPVDSTVHLGSREVTCRGASVLPGVQLDLPDLGLVEAGTQCGPRMVCQERRCQNTTFQELELCLMACHGRGVSGLKGVLGVDPGSPQSPGTLLFSFPLQVCNSNRNCHCAPGWAPPSCDKPGLGGSVDSGPVRPQNRDAFTLAMILSSVLPLLPGAGLAWCCCRRPGLCLQQCFWGSRRALMCSGSKDGPCRGHPLGSIHPMELRLTAPQEPQPLDLENSARTQQPP, translated from the exons ATGCGTCCGGGGTCTCGGAGAGCTCGAGGGTCGCCCAcgtgggggctgctgctgctactgggcCTACCGTGGCCTGTGTGGGGGACGAAGGAGTTTCAAG GAAACAGCCTTGGAAAGCCAGTCATTCTGCATTGGAGCCTAGATGGACAACCCCAGCGCGTGGTCACCCTGGAGGAGCCG GTCCCAAAGCTAGAAGTGAGGCTGGTGGCCTTGGAGGCTGAAGGTCAGGAGCTCCTGCTAGAGCTGGAGAAGAATCA GCTGCTGGCCCCAGGATACACAGAAACCCACTACAGCCCAGATGGGCGGCCGGTAGTGCTGTTCCCCAACCACAAG CCCTGGCTGAGATTTGGGGCTGGGTCCTTTGCTCTCCAGGATCATTGCCACTACCATGGGCATGTAAGGGGCTTCCTGGACTCCTGGGTGGTCCTCAGCATCTGCTCTGGGATGAG GGGCCTGATCACACTCAGCAGCAATGCCAGCTATTATGTGCATCCCTCGCCAGCTGGGGACTCCAAGGACTTCTTGACCCATAGGATCTTCCGGGTGGAGCAGCTGTTCAGAGGGAAAGGAACCTGTGGCCACAGGGACCCAAAGGACAAAAGGAACATGACCAGCCTTTCGTGTGCCACCCAGATCAGG GAGAGGCGGGAGTCCCTCCGGAGCCCGAGGTACCTGGAGCTGTACATAGTAGGGGACCACACCCTG TTTTTGACTCAGCACAGGAACTTGAACCACGCCAAACAGCGTCTTCTGGAGGTCGCCAATTATGTGGATCAG ATTCTCAGGACTTTGGACATTAAGGTGGTGCTGACCGGCCTGGAAGTGTGGACCGAGCAGGACCAGAGCCGCGTCACGCCAGACGCGAACGCCACGCTGTGGGCCTTCTTGCAGTGGCGCCGGGGGCTGTGGGCGCGGCAGCCACACGACTCTGCTCAGCTACTCAC GGGCCAAGCTTTCCGGGGCGCCACAGTGGGCCTGGCACCCGTCGAGGGCATGTGCCTCGCGGAGAGCTCTGGAGGCGTGACGACA GACCATTCGGAGTTCCCCATTGGTGCTGCAGCCACCATGGCCCACGAGATAGGCCACAGCCTCGGCCTCAGCCACGACCCCCACGGCTGCTGCGCGGAGGCGGCGGTGGAGCAGGGCGGCTGCGTGATGGCGGCGGCTACCGG GCACCCGTTCCCTCGCGTGTTTAGCGCCTGCAGCCGCCGCCAGCTACGCGCCTTCTTCCGAAAGGGAGGGGGCGCTTGCCTCTCCAACGCGCCGGACTCCGGGCTCCTGGTGCCGCAGGCGCGCTGCGGGAACGGCTTTGTAGAAAAGGGCGAGGAGTGCGATTGCGGCGCCGGCCAG GAGTGCCCCGACTCCTGCTGCCTTGCCCACAACTGCTCGCTGCGTGCGGGGGCCCAGTGCACCCACGGGGACTGCTGCGCACACTGCCTGGTGAGG CTGAAGCCGGCGGGCACGCCATGCCGCCCGGCTGCGGGAGACTGTGACCTCCCTGAATTCTGCACCGGAGCCTCCCCTTATTGCCCACCGGACATTTACCTACTGGACGGCTCGCCCTGCGCCAGAGGCCGCGGCTACTGTCGGGACGGCGCGTGTCCCACGCTGGAGCAGCagtgccagcagctctgggggcCTG GCTCGCGCCCAGCCCCGGAGGCTTGCTTCCAGGTCGTGAACTCCGCGGGAGACGCCCAGGGGAACTGCGGCCAGCAGGGAGACGGCAACTTCGTACACTGTGCGCAGAG GGATGCGCAGTGTGGGAAACTGCAGTGCCAGGGCGGGGAACAGAGCGCACTGGTGCCACACGCGGTTCCGGTGGACTCCACCGTACACCTGGGCAGCCGCGAGGTGACTTGCAGGGGAGCTTCGGTGCTGCCCGGTGTCCAGCTGGACCTGCCTGACTTGGGCCTGGTAGAGGCAGGCACCCAGTGTGGACCTAGAATG GTGTGCCAGGAAAGGCGCTGCCAGAACACTACCTTCCAAGAGCTGGAGCTCTGCCTGATGGCCTGCCATGGCCGCGGGGTGAGTGGCCTGAAAGGTGTGTTGGGGGTTGACCCTGGGAGTCCCCAGTCTCCTGGGaccctccttttctcttttcctctgcagGTTTGCAATAGTAACCGTAACTGCCATTGTGCTCCAGGCTGGGCTCCGCCTTCCTGTGACAAGCCAGGGTTGGGTGGTAGTGTGGACAGCGGTCCTGTGCGGCCTCAAA ACCGGGACGCCTTCACGCTGGCGATGATCCTTAGCTCTGTGCTACCTCTGCTCCCTGGGGCTGGCCTGGCCTGGTGCTGCTGCCGGCGTCCTGGACTCTGTCTCCAGCAATGCTTCTGGGGTTCAAGGAGGGCCCTCATGTGCAGTGG ATCCAAAGATGGCCCATGCAGAGGCCACCCTCTGGGCAGCATTCACCCAATGGAGTTACGCCTGACAGCCCCTCAGGAGCCCCAGCCTTTGG ACCTTGAGAACTCTGCTAGAACCCAACAGCCACCTTGA
- the ADAM33 gene encoding disintegrin and metalloproteinase domain-containing protein 33 isoform X3 translates to MRPGSRRARGSPTWGLLLLLGLPWPVWGTKEFQGNSLGKPVILHWSLDGQPQRVVTLEEPVPKLEVRLVALEAEGQELLLELEKNHRLLAPGYTETHYSPDGRPVVLFPNHKPWLRFGAGSFALQDHCHYHGHVRGFLDSWVVLSICSGMRGLITLSSNASYYVHPSPAGDSKDFLTHRIFRVEQLFRGKGTCGHRDPKDKRNMTSLSCATQIRERRESLRSPRYLELYIVGDHTLFLTQHRNLNHAKQRLLEVANYVDQILRTLDIKVVLTGLEVWTEQDQSRVTPDANATLWAFLQWRRGLWARQPHDSAQLLTGQAFRGATVGLAPVEGMCLAESSGGVTTDHSEFPIGAAATMAHEIGHSLGLSHDPHGCCAEAAVEQGGCVMAAATGHPFPRVFSACSRRQLRAFFRKGGGACLSNAPDSGLLVPQARCGNGFVEKGEECDCGAGQECPDSCCLAHNCSLRAGAQCTHGDCCAHCLLKPAGTPCRPAAGDCDLPEFCTGASPYCPPDIYLLDGSPCARGRGYCRDGACPTLEQQCQQLWGPGSRPAPEACFQVVNSAGDAQGNCGQQGDGNFVHCAQRDAQCGKLQCQGGEQSALVPHAVPVDSTVHLGSREVTCRGASVLPGVQLDLPDLGLVEAGTQCGPRMVCQERRCQNTTFQELELCLMACHGRGVSGLKGVLGVDPGSPQSPGTLLFSFPLQVCNSNRNCHCAPGWAPPSCDKPGLGGSVDSGPVRPQNRDAFTLAMILSSVLPLLPGAGLAWCCCRRPGLCLQQCFWGSRRALMCSGSKDGPCRGHPLGSIHPMELRLTAPQEPQPLDLENSARTQQPP, encoded by the exons ATGCGTCCGGGGTCTCGGAGAGCTCGAGGGTCGCCCAcgtgggggctgctgctgctactgggcCTACCGTGGCCTGTGTGGGGGACGAAGGAGTTTCAAG GAAACAGCCTTGGAAAGCCAGTCATTCTGCATTGGAGCCTAGATGGACAACCCCAGCGCGTGGTCACCCTGGAGGAGCCG GTCCCAAAGCTAGAAGTGAGGCTGGTGGCCTTGGAGGCTGAAGGTCAGGAGCTCCTGCTAGAGCTGGAGAAGAATCA CAGGCTGCTGGCCCCAGGATACACAGAAACCCACTACAGCCCAGATGGGCGGCCGGTAGTGCTGTTCCCCAACCACAAG CCCTGGCTGAGATTTGGGGCTGGGTCCTTTGCTCTCCAGGATCATTGCCACTACCATGGGCATGTAAGGGGCTTCCTGGACTCCTGGGTGGTCCTCAGCATCTGCTCTGGGATGAG GGGCCTGATCACACTCAGCAGCAATGCCAGCTATTATGTGCATCCCTCGCCAGCTGGGGACTCCAAGGACTTCTTGACCCATAGGATCTTCCGGGTGGAGCAGCTGTTCAGAGGGAAAGGAACCTGTGGCCACAGGGACCCAAAGGACAAAAGGAACATGACCAGCCTTTCGTGTGCCACCCAGATCAGG GAGAGGCGGGAGTCCCTCCGGAGCCCGAGGTACCTGGAGCTGTACATAGTAGGGGACCACACCCTG TTTTTGACTCAGCACAGGAACTTGAACCACGCCAAACAGCGTCTTCTGGAGGTCGCCAATTATGTGGATCAG ATTCTCAGGACTTTGGACATTAAGGTGGTGCTGACCGGCCTGGAAGTGTGGACCGAGCAGGACCAGAGCCGCGTCACGCCAGACGCGAACGCCACGCTGTGGGCCTTCTTGCAGTGGCGCCGGGGGCTGTGGGCGCGGCAGCCACACGACTCTGCTCAGCTACTCAC GGGCCAAGCTTTCCGGGGCGCCACAGTGGGCCTGGCACCCGTCGAGGGCATGTGCCTCGCGGAGAGCTCTGGAGGCGTGACGACA GACCATTCGGAGTTCCCCATTGGTGCTGCAGCCACCATGGCCCACGAGATAGGCCACAGCCTCGGCCTCAGCCACGACCCCCACGGCTGCTGCGCGGAGGCGGCGGTGGAGCAGGGCGGCTGCGTGATGGCGGCGGCTACCGG GCACCCGTTCCCTCGCGTGTTTAGCGCCTGCAGCCGCCGCCAGCTACGCGCCTTCTTCCGAAAGGGAGGGGGCGCTTGCCTCTCCAACGCGCCGGACTCCGGGCTCCTGGTGCCGCAGGCGCGCTGCGGGAACGGCTTTGTAGAAAAGGGCGAGGAGTGCGATTGCGGCGCCGGCCAG GAGTGCCCCGACTCCTGCTGCCTTGCCCACAACTGCTCGCTGCGTGCGGGGGCCCAGTGCACCCACGGGGACTGCTGCGCACACTGCCTG CTGAAGCCGGCGGGCACGCCATGCCGCCCGGCTGCGGGAGACTGTGACCTCCCTGAATTCTGCACCGGAGCCTCCCCTTATTGCCCACCGGACATTTACCTACTGGACGGCTCGCCCTGCGCCAGAGGCCGCGGCTACTGTCGGGACGGCGCGTGTCCCACGCTGGAGCAGCagtgccagcagctctgggggcCTG GCTCGCGCCCAGCCCCGGAGGCTTGCTTCCAGGTCGTGAACTCCGCGGGAGACGCCCAGGGGAACTGCGGCCAGCAGGGAGACGGCAACTTCGTACACTGTGCGCAGAG GGATGCGCAGTGTGGGAAACTGCAGTGCCAGGGCGGGGAACAGAGCGCACTGGTGCCACACGCGGTTCCGGTGGACTCCACCGTACACCTGGGCAGCCGCGAGGTGACTTGCAGGGGAGCTTCGGTGCTGCCCGGTGTCCAGCTGGACCTGCCTGACTTGGGCCTGGTAGAGGCAGGCACCCAGTGTGGACCTAGAATG GTGTGCCAGGAAAGGCGCTGCCAGAACACTACCTTCCAAGAGCTGGAGCTCTGCCTGATGGCCTGCCATGGCCGCGGGGTGAGTGGCCTGAAAGGTGTGTTGGGGGTTGACCCTGGGAGTCCCCAGTCTCCTGGGaccctccttttctcttttcctctgcagGTTTGCAATAGTAACCGTAACTGCCATTGTGCTCCAGGCTGGGCTCCGCCTTCCTGTGACAAGCCAGGGTTGGGTGGTAGTGTGGACAGCGGTCCTGTGCGGCCTCAAA ACCGGGACGCCTTCACGCTGGCGATGATCCTTAGCTCTGTGCTACCTCTGCTCCCTGGGGCTGGCCTGGCCTGGTGCTGCTGCCGGCGTCCTGGACTCTGTCTCCAGCAATGCTTCTGGGGTTCAAGGAGGGCCCTCATGTGCAGTGG ATCCAAAGATGGCCCATGCAGAGGCCACCCTCTGGGCAGCATTCACCCAATGGAGTTACGCCTGACAGCCCCTCAGGAGCCCCAGCCTTTGG ACCTTGAGAACTCTGCTAGAACCCAACAGCCACCTTGA